Proteins from a genomic interval of Zingiber officinale cultivar Zhangliang chromosome 1B, Zo_v1.1, whole genome shotgun sequence:
- the LOC121971802 gene encoding uncharacterized protein LOC121971802, with the protein MGNLLSCRVADVGMVVLSDGTVRELDGPTPVAELMLEHPREFVVDLHALTASKGTNYVTPLPADHLLDPDKVYVMLPMAPGKAAVGLSATEARQVLAVAKQLAKPARSFLRVLGGQPKVVGPTKEKEKVVEEEAYAVGEVTEWCSDQETEVLMRQYSSRRWKPSLDTIVEKSLEKQKVPHWLF; encoded by the coding sequence ATGGGGAATCTTCTCTCTTGCCGAGTCGCCGACGTTGGCATGGTTGTGCTCTCCGATGGCACGGTCCGTGAGCTCGATGGACCGACGCCGGTGGCAGAGCTGATGCTGGAGCACCCTCGCGAGTTCGTGGTCGACCTGCATGCGTTGACTGCGTCCAAGGGTACTAATTACGTAACTCCGCTGCCGGCCGACCACCTGCTGGACCCTGACAAGGTGTACGTGATGCTCCCCATGGCCCCCGGGAAGGCTGCGGTGGGCTTGTCAGCGACGGAGGCTCGGCAGGTCCTGGCGGTAGCTAAGCAACTAGCGAAACCGGCAAGGAGTTTCTTGAGAGTGCTTGGAGGGCAACCGAAGGTCGTAGGGCCTACTAAAGAAAAGGAGAAGGTGGTGGAAGAGGAAGCGTACGCAGTCGGAGAGGTAACAGAATGGTGCTCGGATCAGGAGACGGAGGTTTTGATGAGGCAGTATTCGAGCAGAAGGTGGAAGCCAAGTCTAGACACTATTGTGGAAAAGAGCTTGGAGAAACAGAAGGTGCCTCACTGGTTATTTTAA